One Catharus ustulatus isolate bCatUst1 chromosome 20, bCatUst1.pri.v2, whole genome shotgun sequence DNA window includes the following coding sequences:
- the RAB11FIP4 gene encoding rab11 family-interacting protein 4 isoform X2, translating to MTLAQQEVHHESDMDSAIESAQSSEASDVCRSEDKDTLLGGLFLPGDKSSPHNPSAASDLSTYSTASLISNEEQFEDYGEGDDVDFTPSSPCPDDETRTNAYSDLGSSVSSSAGQTPRKMRHVYNNELLDVYCSQCCKKINLLNDLEARLKNLKANSPNRKISSTAFGRQLFHNSNFSSSNGSTEDLFRDSIDSCDNDITEKVTYLEKKVTELENDSLTNGDMKSKLKQENTQLVHRVHELEELLKDQETSAEQTLEEEIKRHREAYSKYEKEKGTEIELLNTRVQQLEEENGDLKSTVTRLKSQTERLDEERQRMSDRLEDTSLRLKDEMDLYKRMMDKLRQNRLEFNKEREATQELIEDLRKELEHLQLYKLECERPGRGRSSSSSLSEFNAKTREVEMEHEIKRLKQENQKLRDQNDDLNGQILSLSLYEAKNLFATQTKAQSLAAEIDSASRDELMEALKEQEEINYRLRQYMDKIILAILDHNPSILEIKN from the exons ATGactctggcacagcaggaggtTCACCATGAGTCTGACATGGACAGCGCCATCGAGAGCGCCCAGAGCTCTGAGGCCTCGGACGTCTGTCGCAGCGAGGACAAGGACACGCTGCTCGGTGGCCTCTTCCTGCCCGGTGACAA GTCAAGTCCTCACAACCCTTCTGCAGCATCTGACCTCTCCACTTATTCCACCGCCTCCCTGATCAGTAATGAAGAACAGTTTGAAGACTATGGGGAAGGAGATGATGTGGATTTTACTCCCAGTAGCCCATGCCCTGATGATGAGACCAGAACCAACGCCTACTCTGACCTTGGCTCATCTGTATCTTCCAG TGCTGGCCAAACCCCTCGAAAAATGAGACATGTTTATAACAACGAGTTACTGGATGTTTACTGCTCACAGTGCTGCAAAAAGATAAATCTCCTCAACGATTTGGAAGCCAGGCTGAAAAACTTGAAAGCAAACAG CCCTAACAGGAAAATATCAAGCACAGCTTTTGGAAG ACAGCTCTTCCACAACAGTAACTTCAGCAGTAGTAATGGCAGCACAGAAGACTTGTTCAGAGACAGTATAGACTCCTGTGATAATGATATCACTGAAAAG GTAACGTACCTAGAGAAGAAGGTGACAGAACTGGAGAATGATAGCCTGACAAATGGTGACATGAAGAGCAAACTGAAACAAGAGAACACACAGCTGGTTCACAG AGTTCATGAGCTAGAGGAACTATTGAAAGACCAGGAAACATCAGCAGAACAGACTCTGGAAGAAGAGATAAAGAGACATAGAGAAGCTTACAGCAAgtatgaaaaagagaaaggcacTGAAATTGAACTACTGAATACAAG GGTTCAGcaactggaagaagaaaatggtgATCTGAAAAGCACTGTCACACGGCTGAAATCCCAAACAGAGAGATTGGATGAG GAGAGGCAGCGCATGTCAGACAGGTTGGAAGACACAAGTCTGAGACTGAAGGATGAGATGGATTTGTACAAGAGGATGATGGACAAGCTGCGGCAGAACAGGCTGGAATTCAACAAGGAGAGGGAAGCCACACAGGAG CTCATCGAGGACCTGcggaaggagctggagcaccTGCAGCTGTACAAGCTGGAATGTGAACGTCCTGGACGTGGGAGAAGCTCTTCCTCCAGCCTGAGTGAATTCAATGCCAAAACCAGAGAGGTGGAAATGGAGCATGAAATAAAACGGCTGAAGCAG GAGAATCAGAAACTTCGTGACCAAAATGATGATCTTAATGGACAGATTCTAAGCCTCAGTCTTTATGAAGCTAAAAACCTCTTTGCAACGCAAACAAAAGCCCAGTCACTGGCTGCTGAAATCGATTCTGCATCCAGAGATGAG CTCATGGAAGCCCTCAAAGAACAGGAAGAGATAAATTACAGATTGCGACAGTATATGGACAAGATAATTTTGGCAATCCTGGACCACAATCCATCTATCTTGGAAATAAAGAAttga